Sequence from the Saccharopolyspora pogona genome:
ATGGTCACCATGTGGTCGGTGAAGTACCGTCCGAAGCCCGGATTCGCCAATACTTCCGCACGGCGCTCGTCGCTGGCCGGTTGCGGGTTGGGGGTCCGGGTGAAAGACAGCGCTCCAGTCATGCGCGTACCGTATCGCGCGCTTCGGAGCAGTGGAAACCCGATCTCCAGAACTTGGTCGTCCAAATATCCGTCGTCCGCTTACTAAACGTTGAACGAACGCCACCGTTCGTGACCCGAAGCGGATGGATCCGGACGATTCGCCGTCTATGATGTGACCGTGACGCACGCCCACAACACCCCGGTCCCGACGGGACCCACGACGACGTCGCAGGACGCGCTGGCCGCAACCCTGGCGGCGCTCATGCCGCTGGGCGGCGGCCTACTGGTGATGCTCGGCTACGCGTGGATCGGCATCTTCGGCGCGATCCTGGGCCTGGCCGGCGCCGTCGGATGGGCGTTCTGGTGGCGCAACAAGCACAAGACGTTCTTCCCCGAGGACCTGCGCGGTGGCTCGGTCGGCGGGATCGGCGGGATCGTCGCCGTCATCGCCTTCCTGCTTTTCGTCTCGCTCTGACCCTGGCGGCACGGCGCCGTGAGTCCTTCGGGCTGCCGACGGACTCACGGCCCCGGCTCCTCAGATGAGCAGCAGTCCCTCCGGGAGGGACGGAAGTGCCCACTTCGGATCGGGCTGGGCATCGCAGTAGGTGCCGTCGAACGGGAACCGACCCGCCCCGGCCAGGGCGATCATGCGTTCGCCCTCGGCCTGCAGTCGGGTCAGGTGGCGCTCGTCGAACCGGCCGGCGGCCAACGCATCGGCCACCTCGTTCTCGTCCTTCCAGGACCAGCACCCGTCGGGGTACACCTCGACGTCGAGCACCCCGTCGACGCGCCGGACGCCGGTCGCATCCCTGCCCAGCGGGACTTCGAGGTTGACGTACCAGTTGCGGAAAGTGCCGTCGGGCTCGAAGAACCACCAGACCGACGCCCAGCAGTGCTCGAACACCAGGCGCAGCGTCGAGGTGCCGCGCCAGGTCGACTTCGCGGGGACTCGGGGCCCGTTGAAGCGTTCGGACAACGGCATCTGGCGCGGCGACCGGCCGTCCGGGGAGGTGGTGATTCGGATCGGCGTGCCGTCCAGGACCCAGCACAGCAGGTGGTCTCCGTCGTCCTCGACCACCCGTGCCGGATGGACGGTGCCCAGCGATCCGTCCAGCCGCCAGAAGCTGTAGAGCACTTCCTCGCCGGGCTCCCACGCCAGGGACTCGCCAGTGGATTTCAGGGGAATGTTGGCAACACTCGTCTTGAGCATGACCCGCCTCATCTCCAGCGACGGGACACCCCTCCCGTCACCAAAGGACCGACAACAACGACAACAAGCGTCGCAAGCATCGCAGAAATCGGCATGCTCATTGCGAGTAAAACTGACAACCCCATGCCCAGGCACGCTGCGCGCATCGGCCAGATGTGCCCCTCCGAAAGCAGCAGTCGCGCACCGGCATTCGTGAATGCGTAGTGGACGAGCAGGCAGCAGGCCGCGAAGGCCATCGCCGGAACCGGCTCGACCAGCACCGCGACCGCCACAGCGGCGACACCAGCGGCCACATCGAGCAGATAGGGCGTCCCGGCGCTGCTGGTGCGCCCCATGAAGCGCGGCAAGTCCCGGTCCTGCACGAGCGCCAGCGCCGTCGACCGGAACGACTCCAGCGCACCCAGCAGCACCGGCAGCAGCGCCACCGCCGCGCCGACGCCCACCAGCGGTGCGAGGTTCGCGGCCGCAGCGGCGGTCAGCACCTCGCGGATCGGCGTTGGTGAAAGCGCCAGCCGCGACCATCCCAGCTGGTAGACCAGCGCCGCGGTCACCACTGATAACGCCACCGCGAGTGCGACCAGCGAGACCACGGTGCCGCGCTTCGTCGCCGACCAGGCGAACCGGTCCTGCTCGACGGCAGGCGCGGTCAGCCGCTCAAAGCCGATGAAAGCGAAGAACAGCACGCCGGCCGCCCCGGTGATGCCCACCGCGCTGTCGGCCAGCGGGCGCCCGGCCGGGATAGGCGGCACCGGTTCTATCGCGAAGCAGGTGACCACCACGAGCCCGAGCACCGCGACGGTCAGCGCGAGCCAGATCCAGGCGGCACCGCCCCTGATCCGCAACCCCACCGTCGCCGCGAGCACGACCAGCAGCAGCGCCACCGCGGCGACCTGCGGAGCGGCGGTCGGCAGGAAGAAATCGCCCAGCACCCGCGCGATCACGGCCATCCCGGCGACCTGTCCGGCGAGGTGCGCGCTGGCCCCGATCCGCGCCGGCAGCACGCCCACCCACGCGCGCACACACGCGTAAGCCGCGCCTGGGCCCCAGTAGGCCTCGGACTGGTGCGCGGTCGCCGACGCGGCACATGCCGCGGCCAAGAACGCGACCAGCAGCCCGAGCGGCAGCCAAGGCCCGGCTGCCGCGGCGGCGGGCGCCGGCCCCACGAACACGCCGGCACCGAGCA
This genomic interval carries:
- a CDS encoding DUF402 domain-containing protein, translating into MLKTSVANIPLKSTGESLAWEPGEEVLYSFWRLDGSLGTVHPARVVEDDGDHLLCWVLDGTPIRITTSPDGRSPRQMPLSERFNGPRVPAKSTWRGTSTLRLVFEHCWASVWWFFEPDGTFRNWYVNLEVPLGRDATGVRRVDGVLDVEVYPDGCWSWKDENEVADALAAGRFDERHLTRLQAEGERMIALAGAGRFPFDGTYCDAQPDPKWALPSLPEGLLLI
- a CDS encoding APC family permease; translation: MPQEVESRGRLASGSGGIPLALGGMLGAGVFVGPAPAAAAAGPWLPLGLLVAFLAAACAASATAHQSEAYWGPGAAYACVRAWVGVLPARIGASAHLAGQVAGMAVIARVLGDFFLPTAAPQVAAVALLLVVLAATVGLRIRGGAAWIWLALTVAVLGLVVVTCFAIEPVPPIPAGRPLADSAVGITGAAGVLFFAFIGFERLTAPAVEQDRFAWSATKRGTVVSLVALAVALSVVTAALVYQLGWSRLALSPTPIREVLTAAAAANLAPLVGVGAAVALLPVLLGALESFRSTALALVQDRDLPRFMGRTSSAGTPYLLDVAAGVAAVAVAVLVEPVPAMAFAACCLLVHYAFTNAGARLLLSEGHIWPMRAACLGMGLSVLLAMSMPISAMLATLVVVVVGPLVTGGVSRRWR